One genomic segment of Amycolatopsis sp. Hca4 includes these proteins:
- a CDS encoding wax ester/triacylglycerol synthase domain-containing protein has translation MRKSIASGLGTDLLKHAFLAMERFGPDPTDVYFGVLLRCTGRVPTLDDLRAHIGGRLDRLPALTSRLTGESEWEHDPHFDIADHVRPAPGVPVEPFPVRRLMDTAPGHEHPLWRAWLLQPGNGDAWGLAFTVHHAVLDGTGLLHALRVLFDDREPAPVVARSPRALAAVRALPNILGTLRPAPGLPVMGALTGERRLDHASVALANIRAVAEATGTTVGQVHLAALAGALREWSAAGTAVRDIPVCVPVDTRTSGERDLLGVHIGLHRAVLPTGTADPAERLRIVARRLSRRRMAGARAAARALAEDVPSRWSGEAIRRLGDRRAVALTASVFRPSSPAAVLGSPVQDVFALPWLPPGHGCFTILAVHGSVASLSVLTDTGVDATRDLSALWAGEVTALGTAVGIRPARTEPAI, from the coding sequence ATGAGAAAATCAATCGCCTCCGGTCTCGGGACCGACCTTTTGAAGCACGCGTTCCTGGCCATGGAACGGTTCGGCCCCGACCCCACCGATGTCTACTTCGGCGTGTTGCTCCGCTGCACGGGTCGCGTTCCCACTCTGGACGACCTCCGCGCCCACATCGGCGGGCGGCTCGACCGGCTGCCCGCACTCACCAGCCGGCTGACCGGCGAGTCGGAATGGGAGCACGACCCGCACTTCGACATCGCCGATCACGTGCGCCCGGCGCCCGGCGTCCCGGTCGAACCCTTTCCCGTGCGGCGGCTGATGGACACCGCACCCGGCCACGAACACCCGCTGTGGCGCGCGTGGTTGCTGCAGCCCGGGAACGGCGACGCCTGGGGGCTGGCGTTCACCGTGCACCACGCCGTGCTCGACGGCACCGGGCTGCTGCACGCGCTGCGAGTGCTCTTCGACGACCGGGAACCCGCACCGGTGGTCGCCAGGTCCCCCCGCGCGCTGGCGGCCGTCCGCGCGCTGCCGAACATCCTCGGCACGCTTCGACCCGCACCCGGCTTACCCGTGATGGGCGCCCTGACCGGCGAGCGCCGCCTCGACCACGCGAGCGTCGCGCTCGCCAACATCCGCGCGGTCGCCGAGGCCACGGGGACGACGGTCGGCCAAGTGCACTTGGCCGCACTCGCCGGCGCCCTCCGCGAGTGGTCGGCCGCCGGAACGGCCGTCCGTGACATCCCCGTGTGCGTGCCCGTCGACACCAGGACGAGCGGGGAGCGCGACCTGCTCGGTGTCCACATCGGTCTGCACCGCGCGGTGCTCCCCACCGGGACGGCCGACCCGGCCGAGCGGCTGCGAATCGTCGCCCGGCGGCTGTCGCGACGCCGCATGGCCGGCGCGCGGGCCGCCGCCCGGGCGCTCGCCGAGGACGTCCCGTCCCGATGGAGCGGGGAGGCGATACGACGGCTCGGCGATCGCCGAGCCGTCGCGCTCACCGCTTCGGTTTTCCGGCCGTCGTCGCCGGCCGCCGTGCTCGGAAGCCCGGTCCAGGACGTGTTCGCCCTGCCCTGGCTGCCGCCGGGCCACGGCTGCTTCACGATCTTGGCCGTGCACGGCTCCGTGGCGTCACTGTCCGTGCTCACCGACACGGGCGTGGACGCCACCCGCGACCTGTCGGCGCTTTGGGCCGGCGAGGTGACTGCCCTCGGCACGGCCGTCGGCATCAGGCCCGCGCGAACGGAACCGGCCATCTGA
- a CDS encoding LLM class F420-dependent oxidoreductase: MSRWGITVPFPELPLAECRRAVEELPDLGYTDIWSSEKSGDDAFTPLALASQWTTRLRLGTAVASVYTRGPGLLAMQAATLAALAPGRFVLGIGASSPVIVRNWNGLEYENPLARVRDTLRFLRSALTGQKIEDVYETFSINGFRLDTVVDPPPGIAIAALQPRMLAVAANEADGAITNWLAPGDVPQVRKEIGPDVELAARIFVCPTEDEQLARRLARRLLTAYLTVPAYAAFHDWLGRGEVLRPMHEAWARGDRRRAMEIIPDAVVDELVVHGSPEFCRERIRSYVDSGLSTPILALMPTGHDPLERLRRLGPA; the protein is encoded by the coding sequence ATGAGCCGGTGGGGTATCACCGTTCCCTTCCCCGAGCTGCCGCTGGCAGAGTGCCGGAGGGCGGTCGAAGAACTCCCGGACCTCGGTTACACCGACATCTGGTCGTCCGAGAAATCGGGTGACGACGCCTTCACCCCGTTGGCGCTCGCCTCGCAGTGGACGACGCGGTTGCGGCTGGGCACCGCGGTGGCGTCCGTGTACACCCGCGGTCCCGGCCTGCTGGCGATGCAAGCGGCAACGCTGGCCGCGCTCGCGCCCGGCCGGTTCGTCCTGGGGATCGGCGCGTCTTCGCCGGTGATTGTGCGGAACTGGAACGGCCTGGAGTACGAGAACCCGCTCGCCCGGGTCCGGGACACCCTGCGCTTCCTCCGCTCGGCCTTGACCGGGCAGAAGATCGAAGATGTCTACGAAACGTTCTCGATCAACGGCTTTCGCCTGGACACCGTCGTCGACCCGCCGCCTGGCATAGCGATCGCGGCGTTGCAGCCACGGATGCTGGCCGTCGCCGCGAACGAAGCCGATGGCGCGATCACCAACTGGCTCGCGCCTGGGGACGTTCCGCAGGTGCGCAAGGAGATCGGACCGGACGTCGAACTGGCGGCGCGGATCTTCGTCTGCCCCACCGAAGATGAGCAGCTCGCCCGCCGGCTCGCCCGGCGCCTCCTCACCGCTTACCTCACTGTGCCGGCCTACGCCGCTTTTCACGACTGGCTGGGCCGCGGCGAGGTGCTCAGGCCGATGCACGAAGCGTGGGCGCGTGGTGATCGCCGACGGGCGATGGAGATCATCCCGGACGCGGTCGTGGACGAACTGGTGGTCCACGGAAGCCCGGAGTTCTGCCGCGAGCGCATCCGGTCCTACGTCGACAGCGGACTTTCCACCCCGATCCTCGCGCTGATGCCGACCGGTCACGACCCCCTCGAACGGCTGAGGCGGCTGGGACCTGCCTGA
- a CDS encoding GNAT family N-acetyltransferase yields the protein MPEISQVKATQTNFLVDVYTRAFFDDPVFSWIFPDPARRAEANRRFFRVIVDSTFAGGGLALQIDDFDAVSLFYPPSILPSAQDHADLVARLESDLGEDAERAIAFMNLLNDNHPRDLPPHLYGTFLSAVPGRQGKGLGTRLKLAQFALADGGDAGVYGEASCLRNLALYERLGQTRLGGPITLRGGPSLYPIWRPQASQRPKESRPRR from the coding sequence ATGCCCGAGATCAGCCAAGTCAAAGCAACGCAAACAAACTTCCTGGTGGACGTATACACCCGTGCGTTCTTCGACGACCCGGTGTTTTCCTGGATCTTCCCCGATCCGGCCCGGCGCGCGGAAGCCAACCGCCGCTTCTTCCGGGTGATCGTCGACTCCACCTTCGCGGGCGGCGGACTCGCGCTGCAGATCGACGACTTCGACGCCGTTTCCTTGTTCTACCCGCCGTCGATCCTGCCGAGCGCTCAGGACCACGCCGATCTGGTGGCCCGGCTGGAGTCCGATCTGGGTGAGGACGCGGAACGCGCGATCGCGTTCATGAATCTGCTGAACGACAACCACCCGCGTGATCTGCCCCCGCACCTGTACGGCACTTTCCTCTCCGCTGTTCCCGGACGCCAGGGCAAGGGCCTCGGCACCCGGCTCAAGCTGGCCCAGTTCGCCCTCGCCGACGGTGGTGACGCCGGCGTCTACGGCGAAGCGAGTTGCCTGCGCAACCTGGCGCTGTACGAGCGGCTCGGGCAAACGCGCCTCGGCGGGCCGATCACCCTTCGCGGTGGACCTTCGCTCTACCCCATCTGGCGCCCGCAGGCCAGCCAGCGCCCCAAGGAATCGCGACCGCGTCGATGA
- a CDS encoding polysaccharide deacetylase produces the protein MSRAENPDPWELPEAQWRAIVDEVGAGNGLDHRDWPGNAAVAVAISVDVDNETLPLSQRVSGPGPLSHAQYGARVGIRRVVDALNRHSVPATFFYPAVSAMLAPERFAEVRAAGHEIGLHGWIHERCGELTPAQELELGTRSIEALTAVTGTRPVGMRTPYWDFTVHTLPIAQQLGLEYDSSLMADDQPYELLRGGEPTGLTEVPVSWIRDDAPYFPDDALGKQALAPHDVLRIWQDEFDGAYAEGGLFTLALHPHVIGHRSRIKVLHDLLAHIAAHSGVWCATHAEIARYATTRRTRPAQ, from the coding sequence ATGTCGCGTGCGGAGAACCCGGATCCCTGGGAGCTGCCGGAAGCGCAGTGGCGGGCCATCGTGGACGAGGTCGGGGCCGGGAACGGACTCGATCACCGTGACTGGCCGGGGAACGCCGCCGTCGCCGTCGCCATTTCGGTCGATGTGGACAACGAGACACTTCCGCTGTCGCAGCGGGTGAGCGGTCCCGGCCCGCTCTCCCACGCTCAGTACGGGGCTCGCGTCGGGATCCGGCGGGTGGTCGACGCGCTCAACCGGCATTCCGTTCCCGCCACCTTCTTCTACCCGGCGGTGTCGGCGATGCTTGCGCCGGAAAGGTTCGCCGAAGTCCGCGCGGCAGGGCACGAAATCGGCTTGCACGGCTGGATCCACGAACGTTGTGGTGAGCTGACGCCGGCGCAAGAGCTCGAGCTGGGGACACGCAGCATCGAAGCCCTGACGGCCGTGACCGGCACCCGCCCGGTCGGCATGCGCACGCCGTACTGGGACTTCACCGTCCACACGCTACCGATCGCCCAGCAGCTCGGTCTGGAGTACGACTCATCCCTGATGGCCGACGATCAGCCGTACGAACTCCTTCGCGGGGGCGAGCCGACCGGCCTCACCGAGGTGCCGGTCTCGTGGATCCGCGACGACGCCCCGTATTTCCCGGACGACGCGCTGGGAAAACAGGCACTCGCGCCGCATGACGTACTGCGGATCTGGCAAGACGAGTTCGACGGTGCGTACGCCGAGGGTGGGCTGTTCACCCTCGCGCTCCACCCGCACGTCATCGGGCATCGCTCGCGCATCAAGGTGCTGCACGACCTGCTGGCGCACATCGCGGCCCACTCCGGGGTGTGGTGCGCCACGCACGCCGAGATAGCCAGGTACGCGACGACGCGCCGAACCCGACCCGCGCAGTAG
- a CDS encoding aminotransferase class I/II-fold pyridoxal phosphate-dependent enzyme, with protein MSGLYLEAAHRQGGDLRGLAGDGLLDLSTCVNLFGPAPSARRALDELDLSQLRAHPFGAESAFQDAYAGHLRVDPELLVVGRGITEFIRVLARLIPRDRIAVVTPDYTDSIRHVAHHLPPAAGEVDTVEARLRRVADGLARYDYVVLSNPNNPLGLHIPVADLAEVCRRRPGSTLVVDEAYVDFLDGARSSMASAGLANVVVLSSPNKVLGVAGARAGAMWTPNDRLRRTVADERLNWPLSFIDAAVVIAALRDTSWIRRTRARLLANAEVLQRLLDRRFGGVVGGVPVHYRFVVSDEPERHYEDLVRAGVVVRLFGAGEAGRVPGLRIAAPADEDLTRLAEALAA; from the coding sequence ATGAGCGGTCTTTATCTCGAAGCCGCGCACCGGCAAGGTGGTGACCTCCGAGGACTCGCCGGCGACGGCCTGCTCGACCTGAGCACGTGCGTGAACCTGTTCGGTCCGGCGCCATCCGCCCGGAGGGCACTCGACGAACTGGACCTGAGTCAGCTTCGCGCGCACCCTTTCGGTGCGGAGTCGGCGTTCCAGGATGCCTACGCCGGCCACCTCCGGGTGGATCCGGAACTGCTCGTCGTCGGTCGTGGGATCACCGAGTTCATCCGTGTCCTGGCGCGACTGATACCGCGTGACCGGATCGCGGTGGTGACGCCGGACTACACCGACAGCATTCGGCACGTCGCCCACCATCTGCCCCCGGCGGCCGGCGAGGTGGACACCGTCGAAGCCCGGCTCCGCAGAGTGGCCGACGGCCTCGCCCGCTACGACTACGTCGTGCTGTCCAATCCGAACAACCCGCTCGGTCTGCACATCCCGGTGGCGGACCTGGCCGAAGTCTGCCGCCGGCGGCCGGGTTCCACTTTGGTCGTCGACGAGGCGTACGTCGACTTCCTGGACGGTGCACGGTCGTCGATGGCTTCGGCCGGGTTGGCCAACGTCGTGGTTCTCAGCTCGCCGAACAAGGTGCTCGGTGTCGCCGGGGCCCGCGCGGGAGCGATGTGGACGCCGAACGATCGTCTTCGGCGGACGGTCGCCGACGAACGGCTGAACTGGCCGTTGTCGTTCATCGACGCCGCTGTGGTGATCGCGGCGCTGCGAGACACTTCGTGGATCCGCCGGACTCGCGCGCGTCTGCTGGCCAACGCCGAGGTCCTGCAGCGGTTGCTCGACCGCCGGTTCGGCGGAGTGGTGGGCGGGGTGCCGGTGCACTACCGGTTCGTGGTGTCCGACGAGCCCGAACGACATTACGAGGACCTCGTGCGCGCGGGGGTGGTCGTCCGGCTCTTCGGAGCCGGCGAAGCCGGTCGGGTGCCCGGCCTGCGAATCGCCGCTCCGGCGGACGAGGACCTCACCAGACTGGCCGAAGCGCTGGCCGCCTGA